The sequence ACGTTTTTAGTCAAGGAGCATACTGGGTGTCTCGTTTCAACAGCCAAGATGTGATAAATAACTTGTGCTATATATACAGGGCTGTTGGAAAACAGGAGAGTGTGAGGCTTACTGCAGGGTCATGTCTGGTCCGCCTTGTTTGTTTCAGCCCTCAAAGCATTCAATCAGTTGTAGAAAAGCTTTCTTTTAAGGACATGGCAACGGCCCTTATCAAGGGTAGTCTACGGGAGCAGCAAATTGGTTTGAACCTCTTAAATACAGCCATGAATGGAAGTCAAATGTTTACAAATGGCAGATATCTTTTACCATTGGCTGAGGATAAGAATCTTGTGCCAGGTCTTCTGTCTCTTATTGAACAAGGGAGTGAAGTTTTGAAGGGAAAAGCACTTGTTTTTGTAGCTCTCCTTTGTAAGAATGGCAGGAGGTGGCTGCCACAATTCTTTTGCAATGCAAGACTACTTTCTGTGGTGGATAGATTGGCAAAAGAAAAGGATAGATACGTGCAGCAGTGCTTGGAAGCTTTCATAAATGTCGTTGCTTCTACTATTTCTGGGTTATTGGATATCATAACTGGAGAAATTCAACAAATTATGGGGGGGAGACGCCATGGTCACACAGGTAACCTTTCCAGTCGAGCTACTTCAAAGAATAATATACAGTTACTTCCTGTGGTTCTTCATTTACTGGGAAGCTCATCTTTCAAGCGCAAGGTAGTTAATCCTCAGGTGCTGCAGCAGCTGGCAAATCTAATTAAACTTGCTGAGTCTCCATTTCAGGTAGGTTGCTGAAGTAACAGAGCAATTAACGCAGTTTCATTAGTTTTAAGTACTTGTGCATTTTCAGTAGTAGACCATGTTATACTTATTCATGTATTCTGGACATGCCTCGTTTTCAAGTATATgcaattaactaaaaaaacataacaaaccCTCTCAAGTTTTTCACACTATTTAACTCCGAAGAAACTAGCCACGTGGATATAAATTAACAAGTTATTACTAGAATATTCAACAGTAGCTTTGAAGTTGAAACTCATTCATATTTCAAAATGAGAGCATTCATTCTGGATTTTAAACTTTACGCATGATTTGTATGCTCGACTTCTTACCACGACCCAAATAGTAATCtgatttcttatttatttatttttgaaacagCACATCTTTGCTAGCACAATTATATCTTCAAACAATATAAAGATTTTGGATGTGATTGATATTAGTACACTGACTTTGCATATCTTTCCATTTGAGTTGCAGGGTCGGGATGACTTCCAAATATCCCTCCTCAGGATACTTGAATCTGTCTCAGAGGAGTCACCTGTAATTGTTGAAAGCCCTGACATTTTTATTCGTGAAATCCTTCCTAGTTTGGCTGTTCTATATAAAGGCAACAAGGATGGTGATGCCAGATTTTTGTGTCTGAAAATTTTGTTTGATGTTATGATTaatctattaaatgaaaattttgtgGAGCATAGGTCAAAGGATTTGGAGCTCATTTCCAGCAAGCATTTCCTTCCCCTCTATCCCTCTCTTATTGAGGATGAAGATCCCATCCCCATGTATGCACAAAAGCTTCTTGTGATGCTCATAGAGTTCAATATCATAAAAATTCCGGACATTCTACATCTTAAGACGGTTTCACAATGCTTTGAGTTTTTGCTTGGCGATCTCTCAAGCGCAAATGATAGTAATGTCAAGCTTTGTCTGGCTCTAGCTTCTGCTCCCGAAATGGAATCCAAGTTACTTTCTGACTTAAAGGTAGCAAGGAGGATTGGTAATCTTCTGGAGTTTGTCTACGCTAAGGACATGGAAGATTTCCTAGAACCAACACTTGGCCTCTGCAAGGCTTTTCTTCTTCGGGCAGTCACGAGTAGGAAAGACTTCAACTACACTGAAGAGGCTGCTCTCTTAGGTGACAGTACTGCTCAGGCAATCAGTGCAGTTGATGATCAGTATGGTATTAGAGATATTGCAGATTTTGGAAGCAATGTTTCGGTCTTGCTGGAGTTGTGTGGACATCATGGATCAAATTTGGCAGATATAGCTTCTGAATGTTTGATCTTGCTGCTCAAGTCAGCTCCAAGAGAAGCCACTGCTGGTTTATTAACTAATCTACAAAAGGTCCTTGTGATCCTTGAGTCATGGAGTAGTAGTAGGGGCAGTTCTCAATTACTGGTGCAGAGAATGCTACATTCTCTTGGTTATGCTTGTAAGCAGTATATCTCACAAGCAATGATACTGTCTATATCCATACCAGAGATTTCAAAGATAGAAACTATTCTTTCTGAGCTCAAGAGTTCAGGAATTCCTGCTTTAATTACTGCAGCTTCAGATGTTGCCATGGAGTTGCAGCGCCTGCCTCGTTGCATTTGAAATCCTGGAGGTTTGTACTATCTTATTTCCTTCCATCATTTCTCGACCGAAATTAAAAAATGTTTTTTAATAGCTCTTTTCATTGATTTGCAGCACTGAGCATGAAAGAAAGTCATGCTATCTGAGTCCCCCACATTAGAGAGATCAATGACTTTACACATTTGGGTGAGTCAAATTCTTTCTGCGTTGTATTGCAAGATCACCAACCTCATCTTGAGGgctctctttttcttctttgtatACCTTTGTATAACCATTTTAATGCAAGTGAACTTCTAAGAATTTTGATAAATAGAACCCTTCTCCGCTATGTACCTATCTCAATTATTTCCATATTAATAGGGCAGATACTATATAATTCAGAAGAAATTGTGAGTGATGTGTTTACTCAGTTGCAATAATTGGATGTTTTTCTTTCTAGCTTGGTGGAGTGTTTCATTAGCCCcaatatcaattttttatttttagaatacTACTATCTAATTTCTAATCATGTAAGCTGGTTTCACTTAGCAAATACCTATCAATTTGATTAAACTTTATTATGGTTAAGAGACTTAAGTGTCCAAAGTCCTATAATGATAATAATGATTGTTGATAATGACAACAATATGCATTTCAAGGCACTTTATTTCGTATTGTACAAGGtctattttttaatattgaattTTGTAGAATCACGGCTCTAAATAATTCAGCACTTTTATTGTTAGGCTTGTGAAGTGTGAACCTATCTTCTCATAATTAAACTCCCAAACTTTTCAATGATTTCCCTTTTTCTCCatcattattaataattttaaatttaattcaatagGACCTCCTTTGATTCCGGATTATCAGAAGACGCCAAAATCAACGGgccaaaaaagaaaattaatccCCCCACTAAAcaaatcattttaaaaaatattttctaccATCTCTCTCTTGTTAACATGCTTTGCCAACCTGTGTTTTCTCATCATCTTCCAATCTCCTATTGCCACGTGGTACTTGACCCCACGTAGAGTATGTAGTCATTCCCTTTTTAAAAGCCTCAAATCATAGCTTCAACCAAAAAGCTCCACACACTACTACACTCAAATCCCTCTCACATAAATATTCATATTCTATAGGCaacactcactcactcactcattcaTTCTCCACTAAAGCCCTGATAATTGATGAtcttgatcatcatcatcattagaATGGCCTCATCTTTTTGGTTCCATTTAGTACTAATCATTCTCATGTCCATATTCTCAATCTCTTATTCTTCTCAGCTCAATACTCAACCCTCAACACTTGTTCCTTCTCCTTCTTCATTCTCCTCAAATCAACCTCCTTCATTCCAACAACTATCCCCAGATATCACCCCACTTCTGCCTTCCCCTGGTGGAGTTTTGCCTACTCCAACAGTCTCATCTGTTCCAACCATTCCCTCCAATCCAAGCCCTCCAAATCCCGATGAATTAGCCGCCACCGCAGCCGGCCCTGCCTTTTCGCCATTTGGACCAATGCCGGTTTCTAAAGCAACAGCAGCTACTACCTTAGCTTGGCCTCCAAACTTGGTTGCTTTTGCAGGCTTTGCAGCATATGTGTATGGCTTTATGCAACTCCTTTGGATGTGAATTTTTTCTATTTCATCTTCAATGtttttcattcttttcattagtctaaaataataaataatattatgtatatgtaattaatttagTGCCTCTCCTTTGTAATGAAAAGAGcatatattatgtgatttagtattaattttctttCTACTTCAAAAACATACATCTTTTATTGGGAATAGCATTTAAAGAAATGTCTTTTTAGCGGTAATGGGCGTTCTTCTTGTGACTATTTAATCTTCTATTGCCTTAATTTTGAATGTCACATGAGTTGGAACAAGGGTCTTTAATTAGGCATATTATATGAAAAACTCAAAATATAGTACCATGTGACACACACCAAAATGACCATTAATTAGGTTAAAATAGTCCACCCACATGAAGAGCaatcaataatttttcttttcttttctttttttgacatTAATCAAATGATCTTTTAGGTGACCTGTTTTTGTCTTGTTTTCACTGTCAAGCATCTTTGCCACCAACCCTAACACTTTCACAATCTTTTTCCCACTATACTAAAAACTTATTCTTATTATAACTATTGCCTTCATCCCTTGGAttcttttttgtaattatttgtttattaagaATAGTGCAAAAATGGGTTAGTTTAGTTAGTTCAAATAGCTCTGAAAATTTAGTCACATTTTCACATCATATTAAAACTATTCTTCTTACTCAAACTTCTTACTCAAACTGTGTGACTCGTTATTCATTCATGTGTCTCAAATTGATCAACTAATAATTTGAATCTAAAACAAGTGTAACTTTGATAAGTGGATAAGAAATTATGACATCCCCCCCTCTtcctattatttttttcaaaatctcaaaataaatattGTTAGAAAGTTTCATATTGATTGTGTGTGAGAatttaatactatttataaGAGTATGAACTACTCTActaattatcaattaatttgtgataaaattatattaaatcacACTTACACATTCTATAATGTTTatgatttagttttttttttccttaagaaAATTATTAGACTTTTAAGTGTGGTTTGTTGAGTGCAGTGTGTAGACAGTGGTAAGTACTAAGCACTAAACAAACTACTACTCTTGACAAAACCGAATATGTCCCTTAGCAGTTAGCACTATAGATTAtggagttttattattattattattattttgaaattatggGTTAATGGTAGTgtgaataatatttttgaattaataaataaatttaaatataattaatattatgatttattataaacaaatattatgaaatatatttaatttgtgagatcgattttttttaattaagttatttttatgttattgttaATGGTAGTgtgaataatatttttgaattaataaataaatttaaatataattaatattatgatttattataaacaaaatatatttagtttGTGAGATCGATTTTTTTAACtaagttatttttatgttattcgcaataacatatatatatatatgcattattCATAAATTTTATGTAGATGGTGTACATAAATgacatatcaaataaaataaataacatagtgataaaatatatagaaatgttcattttaattaataaaaaatacaataaaatttaatatttactaattgataaatatatttctttaatgaataattatttcatttttatgtataattaacattaaatagatataattaaaatatttttatttttatttttcataataatatatGAGATTCTTGTACACGACCAAACAGTATAATTCAATTAAAGGGAATATGACATATTACCCTAACAGCTAGACataatttacacattttgttaCAATCATATTCTCTTCATAATATTCTTtataatttgttaaaatttgggataaggtaaatgaggttccatctcaaaaccaattggcaatgggagaAGTAGCTCATTCCTCTTACATATTCTATAATTTTTCCACACATTAGCGATGTGGGACTATCGAACATCCCCCCTCAAGATCGTAGCTATTTTTATTTGCTCACCATATTGGACAACTCGATCATAagcggtttttttttttgctcactATCCCTAATCAAAAGTGGCTCTTTTTGCTCTATTTACTGGATCAGTATTTTTTTTGGCTCACTATTCCCGAATCACAAGTGACTTTTTTGACTTTGGCTCttggatcaatttttttttttttaatttttggtggCTCTACTTCGATCGATTTTTTTCGGGTCGGATAGCCgtgagattttttatttttgttttgctctgataccatgttagaatttgagaTAAGGTGAATGAGGttctatctcaaaaccaattggaaatgggaggagtagcccattCCTTTTATATATTCTATAATCTTTCTACACATTAGAGATGCGTGACTatctaatataattaaattattttaaacatCTCGTACCAAACGACcctaaaagtaatattaaatattttattatttttcgtaaTAAGAGTATACTATATAGTACTGAAAAATCAGAGTTGGTTACTTACTGTCACCttgaaatattttatattatttttacaaaagaaaaaaaattatatattatcaaATATAATATCAATTAGTGACTGAGAGTGGGAGATACTGAGGtttttcttctaaaaaaaaGTCATGTGAAAGGGTAATTTAAAAGGTAAATGTTTGATTTTTTGTCTAAATTCGCAAACTCATGTACATAATGTTAGGGTTTATATCTAACAAGTTTGTAAcaaaattattaactataaatattagttgaaaattttaatatatgtttgaatgttaaattattaatatttcatattgaataatttatatataaatatcaaaaaattcttTATTCATATATAAAGTTGTGGTATCTATAGTGAGCATGAAGCTCGAGGTTCTTTAACTTTTTATTATAATGGATGAATGTTTAATTAGTTGAATAAAACtttctatcaaaaaaattattacacattatttattatttattatattaaacataatttaaaattttataaaaatgacACTAATATAGTACAAATATAAACTATAAACTACTATTAaaagattaaataaaatattaaacgaGTCCTCATTAAGATGGGGAGTGTCATTTTCGTCTCCTACTCATTTAACATTCGGAAACATAAAATAATCCTTGTCTCCGCCTCGTTTTCTATTTAGTTAGAGATTCCTCACATCATTAgtcattataataaaaatatacatcCTAAGTTAGAGAGatttctaattaataaaaaaaagaaaaaaaaatccactGGAATTTTCTTTGTTAAAGACTCCAATTTCCAATTTCCAACACATTTATAGGAATTTTTACAATagacacatttttttaatcttaattACAAaactaacttattttttttttttttgaaagaaaacttAGAAGCGGTTGTTGTCTCCGGTGGGGCTTTTGATTTCGGATTGTGTTGCTCTTATGCAATCCTCTTTTTTGTTTcctatttcaattaattttgttaaacggTCCGAGAACCAGGCAGCTAACTTTTTAGCTCGTTCTTATGGTTCTATTCCTGACTGTGTTTTCCGTGGGGGTTTTGTCCCTGCTGGTTTGGAAGCTATCTTGGTAGTtgatttgatttaataaaattaattttttggctaaaaaaaaataacgttTAATAAAACGTTAATAACATGTCCTATCCGCTAtcccatttttctttttctcttttgctttatattttttttttctcttccgtctttctttattttttctcaaattttaaaaataatttctggTCATATCGTTATTCAGGgagcttaaaaaaaattcattataaTTTACCTTTCAATATCAATATttgagaaatatatatttttttgctatttttttttaaaaaaataataataacatttggttactcatatattatatattgattagttattattttataattttttttaatattagttaacattcattttaaaatttagttaataaaattatattatactatataataactaattaatttctACAATAAATTaagattattaaaaatatatcttaagTGATATTTAAATACtacaatataattttaaactaaataattGGTAACtgatttagatatttaaattattaaatgatttattaaaagtgtatataaatatctttatatattaaaagtgcctatctaacgacatttcttggtttaacagaatataccttaaaaataaaagaatattctgtaaatttaacgatgttaataggtttgatctcccgttaacaaataaacccaataattaaacctaaaaaattaaacaatctttttttaaataaaaaaaaaatcaaaaaattaaacaatctttttttaaattaaaaaaaaaatcatcttagccacatatctctctaacaaaccatataaaataatacatttttttttttctagaaacatAAAGTTACAAACTAATTTCATTaataatcatcaatataaaacttaaactctatattaaaaaatatctttttttttttctaaatccataaagctacagactaatttcattaatataaatattcaagtatgaatacatcagaacaattcaaaatcaaaaccaataaatattcaagtatttcaataaattcataaacaaataaatcagaacaattcaaaatctcaaatcaagaaaattaaaagtttagatttataatctttacaaatatgaaaaacttaaatagatCTATCTACCATTATTGTTGCCGTTGCTCAGTTACTggattcttaaacaaaaaccactaaaacttatataaaactaatatttacgtggctcgccacgtaactctcatctagtatatatatatatattatgatagTGACTTAGTATTTTAAACTAAGTaatttaatctaaaaataaacatacatttttactaatttaaaaagggtaaataccattttggaccctgtgttttgtaaaagttacagattggaccctgtgttttgttaaatgacaaaatggaccctgtattttttaaaatagtaaaaataggaccctgagcttaatttttaacaactttttttttaatacaaccaacttgaagacagtgcttaatacgaacagatacaaaaaaatgtaaacagttttgtcataacacttttagatttgattataattaaactttattttgacaaaaaatcaattcagggtcctatttgtactattttagaaaatacagggtctattttgtaatttaacaaaacaaagggtccaattggtaacttttgtaaaacagaaggtccaaaatggtatttacccatttaaaaataaacatatattttagtaatttttataaagtgattggtatattaattttttttttgtttttttaaagttGTTTAGTTACACTTTAGTTGATAAAAGGTGGCCCTATCCAAATTATTACAAGGTAAATCATTTTAGTATAATAAGTATTatgttgttttgatgattatgattgaataatacatgtaattcccaaatatatatagtaaatatcaattaaaattattctTTTAGTTTTAAGATCATGCTTGCAATTTTACTTATTACAAATGAACTTACAAAAGGATGTAATAATAGCAAGGGTAGCATGATAGAGCTATAATACTGAATGTTAATTATAATAGTTGATGGCATGTTCTCTCTATAAGACAATAAGAAGTGTTTCCTTAGATTATTAGTTACATTTCAATTTTCC is a genomic window of Cannabis sativa cultivar Pink pepper isolate KNU-18-1 chromosome 9, ASM2916894v1, whole genome shotgun sequence containing:
- the LOC115723054 gene encoding classical arabinogalactan protein 25; its protein translation is MILIIIIIRMASSFWFHLVLIILMSIFSISYSSQLNTQPSTLVPSPSSFSSNQPPSFQQLSPDITPLLPSPGGVLPTPTVSSVPTIPSNPSPPNPDELAATAAGPAFSPFGPMPVSKATAATTLAWPPNLVAFAGFAAYVYGFMQLLWM